In Oligoflexus sp., a single genomic region encodes these proteins:
- a CDS encoding DUF4112 domain-containing protein: MNQGRNANTRESQQALIRRLAWLLDSSIRIPGTQFRIGLDAIIGLIPWAGDVVGSVLSFGIIGLAFQMGASRWTLLRMGFNVLVELVVGAIPVFGDVFDAVYKANEKNVRLLERSVTHPRAQRKDFWFVSLIGLVLLTALGLSIYGTYQLTLWIWSSISQWNSW, encoded by the coding sequence TTGAATCAAGGACGGAATGCGAATACCCGCGAAAGTCAGCAGGCGTTGATCCGACGCCTCGCCTGGCTGCTCGATAGTTCCATTCGCATTCCGGGCACTCAATTCCGCATCGGCCTGGATGCCATCATCGGACTCATTCCCTGGGCCGGTGATGTCGTGGGCTCCGTCCTGTCCTTTGGAATCATCGGCCTTGCTTTTCAGATGGGAGCGTCCCGCTGGACGCTCCTGCGTATGGGCTTCAATGTCCTTGTGGAACTCGTGGTCGGGGCGATTCCAGTCTTCGGCGATGTTTTCGATGCTGTTTATAAAGCCAACGAAAAGAACGTGCGCCTGCTCGAACGCAGCGTGACCCACCCCCGAGCCCAGCGCAAGGATTTTTGGTTTGTCAGTCTCATCGGGCTGGTGTTGCTCACCGCCCTGGGACTTTCCATCTATGGAACCTACCAGCTGACACTCTGGATCTGGAGCAGTATCAGCCAGTGGAATTCCTGGTAA
- a CDS encoding NADH-quinone oxidoreductase subunit NuoB: protein MAKDGSSSVIPTSLDFAVKWAQKNSLWPMPFGTSCCGIEMMSALSGTYDISRFGSEVVRFAPRQADLLLVAGTITNKMGPVIRQIYDQMLEPKWVIAMGACSSSGGIFDTYSVLQGIDEIIPVDIYVPGCPPIPEGLIYAILRLQDVVEKGAPRPRMHRLTRQEAVDAMSYRKVISDQLLAETQEPKQAGEPK from the coding sequence ATGGCTAAGGATGGAAGCTCCAGCGTGATCCCGACGAGTCTGGATTTCGCCGTCAAATGGGCCCAAAAGAACTCTCTGTGGCCGATGCCCTTCGGGACCTCGTGCTGCGGTATTGAAATGATGTCCGCCCTGTCGGGGACCTACGATATCTCGCGCTTCGGCTCGGAAGTCGTGCGTTTCGCCCCCAGACAGGCTGATCTTTTGCTGGTTGCCGGCACCATCACCAACAAGATGGGGCCTGTCATTCGTCAGATTTACGACCAGATGCTCGAACCCAAATGGGTCATCGCGATGGGCGCCTGCTCATCCTCGGGCGGTATTTTTGATACGTACTCGGTTCTGCAGGGCATCGACGAGATCATTCCCGTCGATATCTACGTCCCTGGTTGCCCGCCCATCCCGGAAGGCCTGATCTATGCGATCCTGCGCCTGCAGGATGTGGTGGAAAAGGGAGCTCCGCGGCCGCGCATGCATCGCCTGACTCGTCAGGAGGCGGTCGATGCCATGAGCTATCGCAAGGTGATTTCCGATCAGCTTCTGGCTGAAACGCAGGAACCGAAACAGGCAGGTGAACCGAAATGA
- a CDS encoding NADH-quinone oxidoreductase subunit A, with translation MWVDPDSYHYLPIVILMAVGGIIGIVLLTANYFLGARVRENVKQHYDVYECGVPPVGNARQQFSVRYYVVGIVFLLFDVEVVFMYPWAIVYKKFLSQGSFILLQMVTFFVILLAGYFYLLGRRGLDWD, from the coding sequence ATGTGGGTTGATCCAGACTCCTACCATTATTTGCCGATTGTGATTCTGATGGCCGTGGGCGGCATCATTGGTATCGTCCTGCTCACCGCCAACTACTTTCTCGGGGCCCGCGTCCGCGAAAACGTTAAGCAGCATTACGACGTGTATGAGTGTGGCGTGCCACCCGTCGGCAACGCTCGTCAGCAATTCTCTGTTCGCTATTACGTGGTGGGCATAGTATTCCTGCTGTTCGATGTGGAAGTTGTCTTCATGTATCCATGGGCGATCGTCTATAAGAAATTCCTGTCCCAGGGATCTTTTATTCTGCTGCAGATGGTCACCTTTTTTGTGATTCTCCTGGCAGGCTATTTTTATTTGCTGGGCCGTCGCGGCCTGGATTGGGATTAA
- a CDS encoding glycoside hydrolase family 48 protein yields MKCHKRLLKGAGCHGLAALALAFALPVKGFAAALPTVNEKPGTGGVAVQAAGGQWPGANTTMPRVFATDAGFKIVTAQGREISVPSGNPWQDKFLTLWWKLHDPRNGYFSSYNLPYHSAETLIVEAPDYGHVTTSETFSYWAWLEAMYAHYTGDFAPLQYVYDRIDRYAVPTYQPTVAAYNPNSPASFARENSTPNAYPSPLENSVSVGQDPLANDLKAAYGNEPIYGMHWLLDTSNWYGFGSGEANEPVFINTFQRGPQESVWETIPHPSIEDFRFGAPNQGYLSLFIQDGAGYKRQWRYTNAPDADARLVQATWFARNIAKEQGREEGVRDLTAKASRMGDYLRYAMFDKYFKPIGCRELNCPGAKNYESAHYLLGWYYSWGGSYGEDTAARWAWRIGSSSAHFGYQNPLTAYILSQDPEFIPRSPRGREDWAKSLDRQLEFYQWLQSKEGAIAGGATSSWAGAYGSYPAGTSTFYGMAYESDPVYVDPGSNTWFGWQAWSMQRIAELYAATGDQRAEALLDRWVPWVMGVTRLLSSGEYEIPVTLAWSGQPQSNLSVTVTEYNQDLGIASALAKTLMFHAIGRARYQGQMDTAARDLAKELMVRIWNLHQDDKGLSVPEVRKDYLRFYDSVYIPNGYQGKMPDGSSINPDSTFIGLRSRYRSDPDFAKVEAFRAGGPAPVFHYHRFWAQVEAAMAFAEFDRLFGN; encoded by the coding sequence ATGAAGTGTCATAAGCGTTTGCTGAAAGGAGCGGGATGTCACGGACTGGCAGCCCTCGCCCTTGCTTTCGCGCTGCCCGTCAAGGGTTTCGCAGCAGCCCTGCCGACGGTGAACGAGAAGCCGGGAACGGGCGGCGTCGCTGTGCAGGCGGCCGGAGGACAATGGCCTGGAGCCAACACGACGATGCCGCGGGTTTTTGCAACAGACGCAGGGTTTAAGATTGTGACGGCCCAAGGACGCGAAATTAGCGTACCAAGCGGCAACCCGTGGCAGGATAAATTTCTTACACTTTGGTGGAAGCTTCACGATCCGCGGAACGGTTACTTCAGCTCATACAATTTGCCTTATCACTCTGCCGAGACCCTGATTGTCGAGGCTCCGGATTACGGTCACGTCACGACGAGCGAGACATTCAGTTACTGGGCCTGGCTTGAAGCGATGTATGCGCATTACACAGGTGACTTTGCTCCCCTTCAGTACGTCTACGATCGTATCGACCGCTATGCGGTCCCGACTTATCAACCGACCGTGGCAGCTTATAATCCGAACTCGCCCGCGAGCTTCGCACGGGAGAACAGCACGCCGAACGCCTACCCTTCCCCGCTCGAAAATTCGGTGAGCGTCGGCCAGGATCCCCTGGCCAATGATCTGAAGGCCGCCTATGGCAACGAGCCGATCTATGGCATGCATTGGCTTTTGGATACCAGCAACTGGTATGGCTTCGGTTCTGGAGAGGCGAATGAACCCGTCTTCATCAACACCTTTCAAAGAGGCCCCCAGGAATCGGTGTGGGAAACCATTCCGCATCCTTCCATCGAGGACTTCCGCTTTGGTGCACCGAATCAGGGTTATTTAAGCCTTTTCATCCAGGATGGCGCTGGCTACAAGCGGCAGTGGCGTTACACCAACGCGCCGGATGCGGATGCCCGCCTCGTGCAGGCCACATGGTTCGCGCGCAATATCGCCAAGGAACAGGGGCGGGAAGAGGGCGTTCGTGATCTGACCGCCAAGGCCTCGCGCATGGGCGATTATCTGCGCTATGCGATGTTCGATAAGTATTTCAAACCGATCGGCTGCCGCGAGCTGAACTGTCCCGGCGCGAAGAACTATGAGAGCGCTCATTATCTTTTGGGCTGGTACTATTCCTGGGGCGGGTCCTACGGCGAGGATACCGCTGCGCGCTGGGCCTGGCGCATCGGCAGCAGCTCCGCGCACTTTGGTTATCAAAATCCCCTGACCGCTTACATTCTGAGTCAGGATCCGGAATTTATTCCGCGGTCCCCGCGTGGCCGCGAGGATTGGGCGAAAAGTCTGGATCGACAGCTCGAATTCTATCAGTGGCTGCAATCCAAAGAAGGCGCGATCGCCGGCGGCGCCACCAGCAGCTGGGCCGGAGCCTATGGCAGTTATCCGGCCGGTACCTCGACGTTCTACGGCATGGCCTATGAAAGCGATCCTGTGTATGTGGATCCGGGTTCCAATACCTGGTTCGGCTGGCAAGCCTGGTCCATGCAAAGGATTGCCGAACTCTATGCGGCGACGGGTGATCAACGCGCTGAAGCCCTGCTCGACCGCTGGGTTCCTTGGGTGATGGGCGTCACGCGTCTTTTGTCATCGGGTGAATATGAAATACCTGTGACCCTGGCGTGGAGCGGACAGCCCCAGTCGAATCTGAGCGTGACCGTAACGGAATACAATCAGGATCTGGGCATCGCCTCGGCCTTGGCCAAGACTCTGATGTTCCATGCGATCGGTCGCGCCCGCTATCAGGGGCAGATGGATACCGCGGCGCGGGACCTTGCGAAAGAGCTGATGGTGCGCATCTGGAATCTGCATCAGGATGATAAGGGACTGTCCGTGCCCGAGGTGCGGAAGGATTATCTGCGTTTCTATGATTCGGTTTATATTCCAAACGGGTATCAGGGAAAGATGCCGGACGGCAGCTCGATCAATCCTGATTCGACTTTCATCGGGCTGCGTTCGCGCTATCGTTCGGATCCGGATTTTGCGAAGGTGGAAGCCTTCCGGGCCGGTGGTCCAGCGCCGGTCTTCCACTATCACCGCTTCTGGGCTCAGGTGGAAGCGGCGATGGCTTTCGCGGAATTTGATCGACTCTTCGGGAATTGA
- a CDS encoding glycoside hydrolase family 6 protein: protein MMNHSNRVAGSLVIGCLLMACGSSSDGKNERSARPETAAALKNPGVSNGSTPTPAPTRSPIPGPTSTPAPTPTFSPAPSSSGSTATNGDLWVDPYSHAANDARILMGSNADDARRIQHIANQPMAQWLGEWSGNVEDSVRKAAAQSGGKILAFVLYNIPFRDCGSYSAGGTQPENYRHWVEAVARGLGSQKAFLILEPDAVAQLDCLPAAAQSERLALLKDAVQILKKAPGAKVYVDGGHPAWKPADVMAERLLQAGVMAADGFALNISNFQTLETNISYGRTLRSRLGKNFVIDTSRNGRGPDPDGVWCNPRSRALGRAPTLQTGTEGVDAFLWVKRPGESDGSCNGGPGAGQWWREIALEMAREAGI from the coding sequence ATGATGAATCACAGCAATCGCGTAGCAGGTAGCCTTGTCATCGGCTGTCTGCTGATGGCCTGCGGGTCTTCATCCGACGGCAAAAACGAACGATCCGCACGTCCTGAGACGGCCGCGGCGCTTAAAAATCCGGGAGTTTCCAACGGGTCGACACCGACGCCTGCACCGACGCGATCACCGATACCCGGACCGACGTCGACACCAGCTCCCACACCCACCTTTTCTCCGGCCCCCTCTTCATCAGGTTCAACGGCCACGAACGGCGATCTTTGGGTCGACCCCTATTCTCATGCAGCGAATGACGCCCGCATTCTTATGGGAAGCAACGCAGACGATGCCCGCCGCATCCAGCACATTGCCAACCAACCGATGGCTCAGTGGCTCGGCGAGTGGAGCGGCAACGTCGAAGACTCCGTGCGCAAAGCAGCAGCCCAGTCGGGTGGAAAAATTCTCGCCTTCGTCCTCTATAACATTCCCTTCCGCGACTGCGGTTCCTATTCCGCCGGCGGCACTCAGCCCGAAAATTATCGCCATTGGGTGGAAGCGGTGGCGCGCGGACTCGGTTCGCAAAAAGCTTTCTTGATTCTGGAACCCGATGCCGTCGCGCAGCTCGATTGTCTTCCCGCCGCGGCTCAGTCGGAACGTTTGGCTCTTTTGAAGGACGCCGTGCAGATCCTGAAAAAAGCGCCCGGCGCGAAGGTCTACGTGGATGGCGGCCATCCCGCCTGGAAGCCGGCCGATGTCATGGCGGAACGCCTCTTGCAAGCAGGTGTGATGGCGGCTGATGGCTTTGCCTTGAATATTTCCAATTTTCAGACGCTTGAGACCAATATAAGTTACGGCAGGACCCTAAGGTCGCGACTGGGCAAAAACTTTGTTATTGATACCAGTCGCAATGGGCGGGGTCCCGATCCGGATGGGGTCTGGTGCAATCCACGGTCGCGAGCCCTGGGCCGGGCCCCCACTTTGCAAACAGGGACCGAAGGCGTGGATGCCTTTCTTTGGGTGAAACGTCCCGGTGAATCAGATGGCTCATGCAATGGTGGGCCGGGAGCAGGACAATGGTGGCGCGAAATAGCCTTGGAAATGGCGCGAGAGGCTGGGATTTGA